The following is a genomic window from Pseudomonadota bacterium.
ACACCGACATCTATCTCACCAACCGCGCGGCCTGGCTCATCTCGCTGGGCATGGCGCGTGAGCTGCGCGGTCTGTCCGCGCGCGACATCGCCTCGAAGTGGGCGGCCTTGTCGCCGGCGCAGCGCAACGCCACCGCGGCGCGCATCGTGGCCGAGAACCGCGCGACCTCTCTTGCCGCCATACAGCGCGCGGAAGATGCGTCGGTGGGGCGCCCCTATGCCGATGACATGCGTCTCGCGGCGATGGTCGACAACGTCGCCTCGCCCGCCGACCTCGCCGCGCTGCTCGAGAAGCTGCAGAAGGGCGAGCTGCTCGACGCCACCCGCACCCGCTACTGCCTCGGCGTGCTCGGCCGTCAGCGCTTCAACTCGCGCATCCCCCGCCAGCTGCCGAAGGGCACCCGTGTGTCCCACAAGACGGGCACCATCCTCGGGGTGGTGAATGACGCCGGCATCATCGAGATCAGCCCGTCGAACCACGTGGTGGTGGTGGCTTGCTGTCGCGACGTGGCCCAGGGGGGCGACAG
Proteins encoded in this region:
- a CDS encoding serine hydrolase — encoded protein: GSRVSLRDAVELMETISDNTATDLVFHALGLGSVNEMMRGLGLAHTDIYLTNRAAWLISLGMARELRGLSARDIASKWAALSPAQRNATAARIVAENRATSLAAIQRAEDASVGRPYADDMRLAAMVDNVASPADLAALLEKLQKGELLDATRTRYCLGVLGRQRFNSRIPRQLPKGTRVSHKTGTILGVVNDAGIIEISPSNHVVVVACCRDVAQGGDSVAEALIGGIARAAYDHFR